In Halapricum desulfuricans, a single window of DNA contains:
- a CDS encoding phosphatase PAP2 family protein, whose amino-acid sequence MPFLTVTATVGAAVAVALTLTGIVCLDREGVRRTTHSIWGQIIELGPYLGLAGAIFLLKQLTGDASLRLSKAIGLNITAAIYSIEGEAVAHIQQLTPSVLIPVFSGVYLLGFAYLVATPVVLYFFSSSMETLKQLIVAYIINYIGGIVFYTLFIAYGPRKYVSEHVDGLLFDLFPQTRHLTGAVSVSSNVFPSLHTSLSVTVLLFALRTQRTYPAWAVIATVVAGAVVLSTMVLGIHWLTDVVAGVALAFVAVWSAERALSAPKETAS is encoded by the coding sequence ATGCCATTTCTGACTGTCACAGCCACTGTTGGAGCCGCCGTTGCTGTTGCCCTTACGCTTACTGGTATCGTGTGTCTTGATCGCGAGGGCGTCCGGCGGACAACCCACTCAATATGGGGGCAGATCATCGAACTAGGACCGTATCTCGGCCTGGCCGGGGCGATATTCTTGCTAAAACAGCTTACTGGCGACGCCAGCCTCCGATTATCGAAGGCGATCGGCCTGAACATCACGGCCGCGATATACAGCATCGAGGGAGAAGCAGTCGCACACATTCAGCAGTTGACGCCATCAGTCTTGATTCCCGTTTTCTCCGGCGTTTACCTCTTAGGATTCGCATATCTGGTTGCAACGCCGGTCGTGCTGTACTTTTTCTCCTCGTCAATGGAGACACTGAAACAGCTGATCGTGGCGTATATTATCAACTACATCGGTGGAATCGTATTTTACACACTGTTTATCGCCTACGGACCCCGGAAATACGTGAGCGAACACGTCGACGGTCTGCTGTTCGATCTGTTCCCGCAGACGCGACACTTGACCGGCGCTGTCTCGGTCAGTTCAAACGTCTTTCCGTCACTGCATACGTCACTTTCGGTGACCGTTCTGCTGTTTGCCTTGCGGACTCAGCGGACGTACCCTGCCTGGGCTGTGATCGCAACTGTCGTCGCTGGGGCAGTTGTGCTCTCAACGATGGTCCTGGGAATCCACTGGCTTACCGACGTCGTTGCCGGCGTCGCTCTGGCATTTGTCGCCGTCTGGAGTGCAGAACGAGCGCTGTCCGCTCCAAAAGAGACTGCCTCGTGA
- a CDS encoding aminopeptidase, with product MDPRIREHAEIIVNHSIDCSEGDNVVIDAHPVAEGLVTAIVEAVAEVGGHPLVIQERLGKRFRRAYLKHYDGEFEAPEHTHALYEAMDAYIAIKGGDNETELGDVDTETQSAYEKAYEPVRETRLNKTWNLTLYPAAANAQQAEMATEEYENFVYDAIVKDWDAVRDHQQEMADRLTDADEVRIVSGETTDLTMSVAGNETLNDYGENNLPGGEVFTAPVKDSVDGEAYFDIPIYHQGREIDGARLVFEDGKVIEHSAEKNEELLTDVLETDEGARYLGELGIGMNRDIDRFTRNILFDEKMGDTVHMAVGRAYPETVGENNVQNESAVHVDMILDMSEDSYIELDGEVVQRNGTFWFEE from the coding sequence ATGGACCCGCGCATTCGCGAACACGCAGAGATCATCGTCAATCACTCGATCGACTGCAGCGAGGGCGACAACGTCGTCATCGACGCGCATCCGGTCGCGGAGGGCCTCGTCACGGCCATCGTCGAGGCCGTCGCCGAAGTCGGCGGTCATCCGCTCGTGATCCAGGAGCGACTCGGCAAGCGCTTCCGGCGGGCGTATCTCAAACACTACGACGGGGAGTTCGAAGCGCCAGAGCACACCCACGCGCTCTACGAGGCGATGGACGCCTACATCGCGATCAAGGGCGGCGACAACGAGACCGAACTGGGCGACGTCGACACGGAGACCCAGTCAGCCTACGAGAAGGCCTACGAACCGGTCCGGGAGACCCGCCTGAACAAGACCTGGAACCTGACGCTGTATCCGGCGGCTGCCAACGCCCAGCAGGCCGAGATGGCCACCGAGGAGTACGAAAACTTCGTCTACGACGCCATCGTCAAGGACTGGGACGCCGTCCGGGACCACCAGCAGGAGATGGCGGACCGACTGACCGACGCCGATGAGGTTCGGATCGTCTCGGGGGAGACCACGGACCTCACGATGTCCGTCGCGGGCAACGAGACGCTGAACGACTACGGCGAGAACAACCTTCCCGGCGGCGAGGTCTTCACCGCGCCCGTCAAGGACAGTGTGGACGGCGAGGCCTACTTCGACATCCCGATCTACCACCAGGGACGGGAGATCGACGGCGCGCGTCTGGTCTTCGAGGACGGGAAAGTCATCGAGCACAGCGCCGAGAAGAACGAGGAACTGCTGACGGACGTCCTGGAGACCGACGAGGGCGCACGATACCTGGGCGAACTCGGAATCGGGATGAACCGCGACATCGACCGGTTCACCCGCAACATCCTCTTCGACGAGAAGATGGGCGACACCGTCCACATGGCTGTCGGCCGTGCCTACCCCGAGACTGTCGGCGAGAACAACGTCCAGAACGAGTCAGCCGTCCACGTCGACATGATCCTGGACATGAGCGAGGACAGCTACATCGAACTGGACGGTGAGGTCGTCCAGCGAAACGGTACGTTTTGGTTTGAAGAGTAA
- a CDS encoding GNAT family N-acetyltransferase: MDIEIRTVDAPAEDDPIYRDALSVRTDVFVEEQGVPAEIEVDEHESTATHFVAYDDGAAIGTARLREPEESTGKVERLAVRAEYRDDGVGTTLMERVEAAAREREFERLRLHSQVGAAPFYASLGYERVGDQFEEAGIPHVEMRKSLGG, from the coding sequence ATGGATATCGAGATACGGACCGTCGACGCGCCCGCGGAAGACGATCCGATCTACCGGGACGCGCTCTCGGTGCGAACGGACGTGTTCGTCGAGGAGCAAGGCGTCCCGGCGGAGATTGAAGTCGACGAGCACGAGTCGACGGCGACCCACTTCGTGGCTTACGACGACGGCGCGGCGATCGGAACGGCGCGACTCCGCGAACCCGAGGAATCGACGGGGAAGGTCGAGCGCCTCGCGGTGCGGGCGGAGTACCGGGACGACGGGGTCGGGACGACCCTGATGGAGCGAGTCGAAGCGGCCGCTCGCGAGCGCGAGTTCGAGCGGTTGCGCCTGCACTCGCAGGTCGGAGCCGCCCCCTTCTACGCCAGCCTGGGCTACGAGCGCGTCGGCGACCAGTTCGAGGAAGCCGGCATCCCCCACGTCGAGATGCGAAAGTCGCTCGGCGGATGA
- the lysW gene encoding lysine biosynthesis protein LysW, producing the protein MATCPECGADVALHDDIEIGEIVDCSTCGAELEVVAVDPVELELAPELEEDWGE; encoded by the coding sequence ATGGCAACTTGCCCCGAATGCGGTGCCGACGTGGCGCTGCACGATGACATCGAGATCGGAGAGATCGTCGACTGCTCGACCTGCGGCGCGGAACTGGAGGTCGTCGCGGTCGATCCCGTCGAACTGGAACTCGCCCCGGAACTCGAAGAGGACTGGGGCGAGTAA
- a CDS encoding SPFH domain-containing protein, translating to MFELVPLQLIGPLPLIGLVVLSIAVAVVWQMVVIVQAYEKKALTVLGEYRKLLEPGINFVPPFVSKTYAFDMRTQTLDVPRQEAITRDNSPVTADAVVYIKVMDAKKAFLQVDDYKRAVSNLAQTTLRAVLGDMELDDTLNKRQQINSKIREELDEPTDEWGIRVESVEVREVNPSKDVQQAMEQQTSAERRRRAMILEAQGERRSAVEEAQGEKQSNIIRAQGEKQSQILEAQGDAISTVLRAKSAEAMGERAVIERGMETLEEIGKGESTKFVLPQELTSLVGRYGKHLTGSDARTDGEILEGLEFDAETREMLGLDDIEEILGQIDQEAEVDVEQMEDQAEAVKHGADDADIKDPDEVIDEMDAEMPEAEEFNETTDGSDN from the coding sequence ATGTTCGAACTGGTCCCGCTACAGTTGATTGGCCCTTTGCCACTGATCGGTCTGGTTGTCCTATCCATCGCCGTTGCCGTCGTCTGGCAGATGGTCGTCATTGTACAGGCATACGAGAAGAAAGCCCTCACCGTGCTGGGGGAGTATCGAAAGCTGCTGGAGCCGGGGATCAACTTCGTCCCGCCGTTCGTCTCCAAGACCTACGCCTTCGACATGCGTACCCAGACGCTGGATGTCCCGCGCCAGGAGGCGATCACCCGTGACAACTCGCCGGTGACCGCCGACGCCGTCGTCTACATCAAGGTCATGGACGCCAAGAAGGCATTTCTGCAGGTCGACGATTACAAGCGCGCGGTGTCGAATCTGGCCCAGACGACGCTGCGAGCGGTGCTGGGTGACATGGAACTGGACGATACGCTCAACAAGCGCCAGCAGATCAACTCGAAGATCCGCGAGGAACTGGACGAGCCGACAGACGAGTGGGGGATCCGCGTCGAGAGCGTCGAGGTCCGGGAGGTCAACCCGAGCAAGGACGTCCAGCAGGCGATGGAACAGCAGACCTCCGCCGAGCGTCGCCGCCGCGCGATGATCCTCGAAGCCCAGGGTGAACGGCGTTCGGCCGTCGAGGAAGCCCAGGGTGAGAAACAGTCGAACATCATCCGCGCGCAGGGTGAAAAGCAGAGCCAGATCCTCGAAGCACAGGGTGACGCCATCTCGACGGTCCTGCGGGCCAAATCCGCCGAGGCGATGGGCGAACGCGCTGTCATCGAACGCGGCATGGAGACCCTCGAGGAGATCGGCAAGGGCGAGTCGACGAAATTCGTCCTGCCGCAGGAACTGACCTCGCTGGTCGGCCGCTACGGCAAACACCTCACCGGATCCGACGCCCGGACCGACGGCGAGATACTCGAAGGACTCGAGTTCGACGCCGAGACCCGCGAGATGCTCGGCCTGGACGACATCGAAGAGATCCTCGGACAGATCGATCAGGAGGCCGAAGTCGACGTCGAACAGATGGAGGACCAGGCCGAGGCCGTCAAGCACGGCGCCGACGACGCCGATATCAAAGACCCTGACGAGGTAATCGACGAGATGGACGCCGAGATGCCGGAAGCCGAAGAGTTCAACGAGACCACCGACGGCTCGGACAACTGA
- a CDS encoding ribonuclease H family protein translates to MAAYGRPSLRDLFDESPTPHIAHPPRTHHRDFYVATDGSFRGDSGGLGVVIETRDGEGVARLALDQSVPDNNVAEYRALHLGLDVLAERTPPDARVGVLIDHDQLASNVNAAVLDACRPTATSPHRLVVPPATTHHWRGIRARINGFGEIRAARIASGDNPAHPLANTPDEYAHVNDSPARCVRPEPLSSGDRSVPPPSRSDRGASD, encoded by the coding sequence ATGGCCGCATACGGCCGGCCGTCACTTCGAGACCTGTTCGACGAGTCGCCGACGCCGCACATCGCCCACCCGCCTCGCACTCACCACCGAGACTTCTACGTCGCGACCGACGGCTCCTTCCGTGGGGACAGCGGCGGCCTCGGCGTTGTCATCGAGACGCGCGACGGGGAGGGTGTCGCCCGCCTCGCGCTCGACCAGTCCGTCCCCGACAACAACGTCGCCGAGTACCGGGCGCTGCATCTCGGGCTGGACGTGCTCGCGGAACGGACGCCACCCGACGCCCGCGTCGGCGTCCTGATCGATCACGACCAGCTGGCCAGCAACGTCAACGCCGCTGTCCTCGACGCCTGCCGACCGACCGCCACGTCCCCGCACCGGCTCGTCGTTCCGCCGGCGACGACTCACCACTGGCGTGGCATTCGGGCCCGCATCAACGGGTTCGGCGAGATCAGGGCGGCACGGATCGCAAGCGGCGACAACCCCGCTCATCCCCTCGCGAACACACCTGACGAGTACGCACACGTCAACGATAGCCCCGCCCGATGCGTCCGGCCCGAACCGCTTTCGTCCGGTGATCGGTCCGTGCCGCCACCCTCGCGTTCGGACCGCGGCGCGAGCGACTGA
- a CDS encoding CBS domain-containing protein has product MVTAREIMTRPVETVAPDDDVSDVLTRLAKADFSGFPVVEDGTVVGIVTETDLVDLFQPSDRRLWIPVGFPPFIETMTYGVDLSWSDLDVGVDLVKSAGKPIREVMVTDVVTVSPDDTVETVIDHLADPGRDINRLPVIEDGELVGIISREDVLRTLSEHDVAV; this is encoded by the coding sequence ATGGTTACCGCCCGAGAGATCATGACCCGCCCGGTCGAGACGGTCGCTCCCGACGACGACGTCAGCGACGTGCTGACACGACTCGCGAAAGCCGACTTCAGCGGCTTCCCGGTCGTCGAAGACGGGACAGTCGTCGGAATCGTCACCGAGACGGACCTGGTCGATCTCTTCCAGCCGTCGGATCGGCGGCTGTGGATCCCGGTCGGGTTCCCGCCGTTCATCGAGACGATGACCTACGGCGTCGATCTCTCCTGGAGCGACCTCGACGTCGGCGTCGACCTCGTGAAAAGCGCCGGCAAGCCGATCCGCGAGGTGATGGTCACCGACGTCGTGACGGTCTCGCCCGATGACACCGTCGAGACGGTCATCGACCACCTGGCGGACCCGGGCCGGGACATCAATCGCCTCCCGGTCATCGAGGACGGCGAACTCGTCGGGATCATCTCCCGCGAGGACGTGCTCCGGACGCTCAGCGAACACGACGTCGCCGTCTAG
- a CDS encoding DMT family transporter, producing the protein MRYRNALLFVVLSVVWGSAFVAIKAGLADIPPVLFAAIRYDVAGALVLGYAVLTVERWRPRTRHEWAAVAVGSVFLIAGYHALLFVGEQGTTSAAAAVVVSLSPVLTTGFARLLLPEERLTGVGIAGLLLGLVGVAVLVRPDPANLFGRDVVSVGLVFGAALSFAFGSVLLRWLDAGLPIETLEAWSMVGGAILMHVLSVALLGESPAAIDWTPRAIVALGYLSLIASAVGFLVYFDLLDRLGPVEINLVSYLAPVVAAVVGFAFLGEVIDAATGVGFLFIFAGFVLLKRRALARELDRWREAAPL; encoded by the coding sequence GTGCGATACCGAAACGCCCTGCTGTTCGTCGTGCTGTCGGTCGTCTGGGGGAGCGCCTTCGTCGCGATCAAGGCCGGACTGGCGGACATCCCGCCGGTGCTGTTCGCGGCGATTCGCTACGACGTTGCGGGCGCGCTCGTGCTTGGGTACGCAGTCCTGACCGTCGAGCGATGGCGACCACGGACGCGCCACGAGTGGGCCGCCGTCGCGGTCGGATCCGTGTTTCTCATCGCGGGCTATCACGCGCTGTTATTCGTCGGCGAACAGGGAACGACCAGCGCTGCCGCCGCCGTCGTGGTGAGTCTCTCGCCCGTGCTCACCACCGGGTTCGCCCGGCTACTGCTCCCCGAGGAGCGCCTGACCGGAGTCGGAATCGCCGGTCTCTTGCTCGGGCTGGTCGGCGTGGCCGTCCTCGTGCGTCCCGATCCGGCGAACCTCTTCGGCCGGGATGTCGTCTCGGTCGGCCTCGTCTTCGGTGCCGCGCTCTCGTTCGCGTTCGGGAGCGTCCTCCTCCGGTGGCTCGACGCCGGTCTGCCGATCGAGACGCTGGAAGCGTGGTCAATGGTCGGCGGCGCGATCCTCATGCACGTACTGTCGGTTGCCCTGCTCGGGGAGTCGCCCGCAGCGATCGACTGGACGCCGCGGGCGATCGTCGCGCTGGGGTATCTCTCGCTGATCGCCAGTGCGGTCGGGTTTCTGGTGTATTTCGACCTGCTGGATCGGCTCGGCCCCGTCGAGATCAACCTCGTCTCCTATCTCGCGCCGGTCGTGGCAGCGGTAGTCGGATTTGCCTTCCTCGGGGAGGTCATCGACGCCGCGACCGGCGTCGGCTTCCTGTTTATCTTCGCCGGGTTCGTCCTGCTGAAACGGCGGGCACTGGCCCGGGAGCTCGATCGCTGGCGCGAGGCCGCACCGCTGTAA
- a CDS encoding M48 family metallopeptidase — protein sequence MNRSALRTAMIAIGVSLLIVYVAAALLVYELVVFLVRSPPNLATALVTVGAMTVLGAYFSYRFGTRQLLAGLDAVEIDRRHAPELFRRLERLQSSMDVDRPRVVVARLGVPNAFALSGIGSGVIVFDLSLFRMLTSDEQEAILAHELAHLERYDALVQTVAYSALRTLVGLVMIPLLPLLLAVTGIARGWAWIRGRPDVWNRNPLMLVYQWVSLGVTVLVVGLTMLVRAHSRRRELAADDRAIEVTGRPLALARALRKIQRAGERERGLLATLYVRGDEDGPLTRLLSTHPPMDDRIDRLLDRAGTDPLSGHRIPVE from the coding sequence ATGAACCGGTCGGCGTTGCGGACGGCGATGATCGCGATCGGCGTGTCGCTGCTGATCGTCTACGTCGCGGCGGCGCTCCTCGTCTACGAGCTGGTGGTCTTTCTGGTCCGTTCCCCGCCGAACCTCGCGACGGCACTGGTGACGGTCGGCGCGATGACCGTGCTCGGGGCCTACTTCAGTTACCGGTTCGGGACGCGACAGTTGCTCGCCGGACTCGACGCAGTCGAGATCGATCGCCGCCACGCACCGGAACTGTTCCGTCGGCTCGAACGGCTCCAGTCGTCGATGGACGTCGACCGGCCACGGGTCGTCGTCGCCCGACTGGGCGTGCCGAACGCCTTCGCACTCAGCGGGATCGGCTCGGGGGTGATCGTGTTCGACCTGTCGCTGTTTCGCATGCTCACGTCCGACGAGCAGGAGGCAATCCTCGCACACGAACTCGCCCATCTCGAGCGCTACGACGCCCTCGTGCAGACGGTCGCATACAGCGCACTCCGGACGCTCGTCGGGCTGGTGATGATTCCGCTGTTGCCGCTGTTGCTCGCGGTGACCGGGATAGCGCGTGGGTGGGCGTGGATCCGCGGCCGGCCTGACGTCTGGAACCGGAACCCGCTCATGCTCGTTTACCAGTGGGTGAGTCTGGGCGTGACAGTGCTGGTGGTGGGACTGACGATGCTGGTCCGTGCTCACTCTCGTCGGCGGGAACTCGCTGCCGACGACCGGGCCATTGAAGTGACCGGCAGGCCGCTGGCGCTCGCACGCGCGCTCCGGAAGATCCAGCGCGCCGGCGAACGCGAACGGGGGCTGCTGGCGACGCTGTACGTCCGGGGCGACGAGGACGGCCCCCTGACGCGGCTGCTCTCGACGCATCCGCCGATGGACGACCGGATCGACCGACTGCTCGACCGCGCCGGAACCGACCCGCTTTCCGGACATCGGATCCCGGTCGAGTGA
- a CDS encoding universal stress protein — MYDDILYPTDGSPGAMAALEHVRDLAEQYDATVHVLSVLDTTQPALGLGDDPDKGQTPGMVGHQEGGGEGMIGHRETAEDMHEHERERAEAIVEEVTSQLGSVDTRAVVQEGAPHEVILDHAEDADMIVMGTHGYSGIERYLLGSIAEKVVRMADVPVVTVRADEA; from the coding sequence ATGTACGACGATATCCTCTATCCGACGGACGGAAGTCCCGGAGCGATGGCGGCGCTCGAGCACGTCCGCGATCTGGCCGAGCAGTACGACGCGACGGTACACGTGCTGTCAGTGCTCGACACGACCCAGCCTGCGCTGGGGCTCGGCGACGACCCGGACAAGGGACAGACACCAGGGATGGTCGGTCATCAGGAAGGCGGCGGGGAAGGGATGATCGGTCATCGAGAAACGGCCGAGGACATGCACGAACACGAGCGGGAACGCGCAGAAGCCATCGTCGAGGAAGTCACCAGCCAACTCGGGTCGGTAGACACTCGGGCTGTCGTACAGGAAGGTGCACCTCACGAGGTCATCCTCGACCACGCTGAGGACGCGGACATGATCGTGATGGGGACGCACGGCTACTCCGGGATCGAACGGTATCTGCTGGGCAGTATCGCCGAGAAAGTCGTCCGGATGGCCGACGTGCCTGTTGTGACAGTCCGTGCCGACGAAGCGTAG
- a CDS encoding thermonuclease family protein, protein MDERTWLLVAGLVALAVLGGCSFTDSNRLEGDTLDGTVVEVVDGDTIDVRLSNGTVERVRLLGIDTPEVHVATQPDEYEGIPDTVAGRACLRTAGENASRAVEDRLWGEHVTLRLDSEADTRGGYGRLLAIVVHENQSINHQLVREGHARLYDTDFSARDRYAAAEDAARDENRGLWTCRVRA, encoded by the coding sequence ATGGACGAACGGACGTGGCTCCTGGTCGCCGGCCTGGTCGCTCTCGCGGTCCTCGGCGGCTGTTCGTTCACCGACAGCAATCGGCTCGAGGGAGATACTCTCGACGGAACTGTCGTCGAGGTCGTCGACGGCGATACGATCGACGTGCGACTGTCGAACGGTACCGTCGAACGGGTCCGACTGCTCGGGATCGACACGCCGGAGGTCCACGTCGCGACCCAGCCGGACGAGTACGAGGGGATACCGGACACAGTGGCCGGGCGAGCGTGTCTCCGGACCGCCGGGGAAAACGCGAGTCGCGCCGTCGAAGATCGGCTCTGGGGCGAACACGTAACACTCCGGCTGGACTCCGAAGCGGATACCCGGGGTGGGTACGGGCGATTGCTGGCAATCGTCGTCCACGAGAACCAGTCGATCAACCACCAGCTCGTGCGCGAGGGGCACGCACGACTGTACGACACCGACTTTTCGGCCCGTGATCGCTACGCCGCCGCGGAAGACGCTGCGAGAGACGAGAACCGCGGGCTCTGGACGTGCCGTGTCAGGGCGTAA
- a CDS encoding ATP-binding protein — protein sequence MPPSFVNRSEELSRIQRAYGSESAEFIVVLGRRRIGKSALVRESIPDENTVYYQATRDTAAVQISDFIQEAQGAYPGIERIREDWESLLGYLGDQNATVIIDEWPFLVEADSSVPTNFQRVWDTELEETEMTLVLVGSAISIMTNKITEQDAPLYNRDTVRLDLAPLSLGDAAPYYPATTDDPIGVLESWSIFGGTPFYLQLISPDESLATNVNQHIISQHGRLHGEPETILQTESVRKPERYMSILRALADGNRETGEIADYAGFDDSRGVWRYAERLKQLRVIEEDQPVTEETSSPKRYRIQEPLFRFWFRFLYGKNPQHITADDPFTEQIRPDFPAYVGRVFEGVCRDALPVLFPEASFSRIGGWWDSEGELDVVGLDHTGRIIGGESKFTASPMHPGHLDDVETRMERIEWTAPNESEAARQYCLFSRSGFTDALEETAQTRDDVHLFSVADVVTALTDS from the coding sequence ATGCCACCCTCGTTCGTCAACCGTTCGGAAGAGCTGTCGCGGATTCAGCGGGCTTACGGGAGCGAGTCCGCTGAGTTCATCGTCGTCCTGGGACGCCGGCGAATTGGAAAGTCGGCGCTTGTCCGCGAATCAATCCCCGACGAGAATACCGTCTACTACCAGGCCACACGGGATACTGCCGCGGTTCAGATCTCTGACTTCATTCAGGAAGCTCAAGGGGCGTATCCAGGAATTGAGCGGATTCGGGAAGACTGGGAATCACTGCTCGGGTATCTCGGCGATCAGAACGCCACGGTCATCATCGATGAGTGGCCGTTCCTCGTTGAGGCGGATAGTAGCGTTCCCACGAACTTCCAGCGCGTGTGGGACACGGAACTCGAAGAGACGGAGATGACGCTTGTCTTAGTCGGGTCGGCAATCAGCATCATGACGAACAAAATCACGGAGCAAGATGCCCCGCTGTACAACCGGGACACGGTTCGATTGGATCTCGCACCGCTCTCGCTCGGTGATGCAGCCCCGTACTACCCTGCCACGACGGACGACCCGATTGGGGTTCTCGAAAGCTGGAGTATCTTTGGCGGGACACCATTCTATCTCCAGCTCATCTCGCCGGACGAGTCGCTTGCGACGAACGTAAACCAGCATATTATCAGCCAGCACGGCCGCCTGCACGGTGAGCCAGAAACCATTCTTCAGACTGAAAGTGTGCGGAAACCGGAGCGATACATGAGTATTCTCCGGGCGCTCGCTGATGGAAACCGCGAAACGGGCGAGATCGCCGACTACGCTGGGTTCGATGACTCGCGTGGGGTGTGGCGGTACGCTGAACGACTGAAACAACTCCGGGTGATCGAAGAAGACCAACCGGTTACAGAGGAGACATCGAGCCCGAAGCGATATCGGATTCAGGAACCGCTGTTCCGGTTCTGGTTCCGTTTCCTCTACGGGAAGAACCCGCAGCACATCACTGCTGACGATCCGTTCACGGAGCAGATTCGCCCGGACTTTCCGGCCTACGTTGGCCGCGTCTTCGAGGGAGTGTGCCGTGACGCGCTCCCGGTGCTGTTCCCGGAGGCGTCGTTCAGTCGGATCGGTGGGTGGTGGGACTCGGAGGGGGAACTGGATGTCGTTGGGCTCGATCACACTGGGCGCATCATCGGTGGCGAGTCAAAGTTCACCGCGAGTCCGATGCATCCGGGACACCTGGACGATGTCGAAACCAGAATGGAACGTATTGAGTGGACAGCACCGAACGAGTCGGAAGCAGCCCGACAGTACTGTCTGTTTAGTCGGTCTGGATTCACCGATGCACTGGAAGAAACCGCGCAAACCCGAGACGACGTGCATCTGTTTTCGGTAGCGGACGTTGTGACTGCTCTCACAGACTCATAG
- a CDS encoding ZIP family metal transporter, with protein sequence MVAFSEAFYWIAAFAVVAALVNSAGIVAIVRHRERAERSLPYLMCFAAGILITTPLVHALPNAVANNADAGITALGGFLFMFLSNRVIKHYTSEETLAFGVTAAEGIGIHSLVDGVVYTVTFNVSLLTGVLAGTGLVVHEFAEGAITYLVLLKGEVSDRTAATYAFFIAALTTPIGAFVAYPLVSGLGSDELGLLLGFVSGVLIYVSAAHLLPEAQTYETEHSMVALLAGVGLALFVVFARAA encoded by the coding sequence ATGGTAGCGTTCTCGGAGGCGTTCTACTGGATCGCGGCGTTCGCCGTCGTCGCGGCGCTGGTCAACAGCGCGGGTATCGTCGCGATAGTTCGACACCGAGAACGGGCCGAACGCTCGCTCCCGTATCTGATGTGCTTTGCCGCGGGCATTCTCATCACGACGCCGCTGGTTCACGCCCTGCCGAACGCGGTCGCGAACAACGCCGATGCAGGCATCACCGCTCTGGGCGGGTTCCTCTTCATGTTTCTCTCAAATCGGGTCATCAAGCACTACACCAGCGAGGAAACGCTCGCGTTCGGCGTAACGGCGGCTGAGGGCATCGGAATCCACTCACTGGTCGACGGCGTCGTCTACACCGTCACGTTCAACGTGTCGCTGCTGACTGGTGTGCTTGCCGGCACCGGACTGGTCGTCCACGAGTTCGCGGAGGGAGCGATTACCTATCTCGTCTTGCTGAAAGGCGAGGTGAGCGACCGGACCGCGGCAACGTACGCGTTCTTCATCGCGGCGCTTACGACGCCGATCGGCGCGTTCGTCGCCTATCCGCTGGTGAGTGGACTGGGGTCGGACGAGCTGGGCCTGCTCCTCGGATTCGTCTCCGGCGTGTTGATCTACGTCTCGGCGGCACATCTCCTCCCCGAGGCCCAGACATACGAGACGGAGCACTCGATGGTCGCGCTCCTCGCCGGCGTGGGTCTAGCGCTGTTCGTCGTCTTCGCCCGGGCGGCGTGA